In the genome of Xenopus laevis strain J_2021 chromosome 1S, Xenopus_laevis_v10.1, whole genome shotgun sequence, one region contains:
- the LOC108707053 gene encoding protein PROCA1 — translation MVLGISVLLVGLLIICDCVTGAKTGVRYKRGLTMPGTLWCGAGSSADNFTNLGIFNGADLCCREHDHCSHQIEAFQFQYGMRNYRLHTVSHCHCDQRFRLCLHGLNDTISTLVGIMFFNILEMSCFSLKEEEQCVEWFWWGGCKRFDLVLKAELQKQAFFNYTHPTDLQTSIASSHGDTLVPTSPSHTQAPPTLSPVFGGIAKKRRRLLKNKLQGYFFRGYQKFRERNSQKSAERDSQELSDKANLIPKVNNVHTLVQKHKQKWTEIYSLPHKEAISLGQEEAIKAQQIEAESTLVLKTGKVSKDGAYRDMEEETLKHTLKETERSKRKQRAKRMKKHRCSNPGKTSDQINNESKSSGEVTPMYRRK, via the exons ATGGTGTTGGGCATCTCTGTGCTGTTGGTGGGACTGCTCATTATATGTGATTGTGTGACTGGGGCAAAGACCGGAGTCAGGTACAAGAGGGGCTTGACAATGCCTGGGACACTATGGTGCGGTGCAGGGAGCTCTGCGGATAACTTTACCAATCTAG GTATTTTTAATGGGGCAGATCTTTGCTGTAGAGAACATGATCACTGTTCCCACCAAATTGAAGCATTCCAGTTCCAGTATGGGATGAGGAATTATCGTCTGCACACAGTGTCACACTGCCATTGTGACCAAAG ATTTAGACTTTGCTTACATGGTCTTAATGACACAATCTCAACACTGGTGGGCATCATGTTCTTCAATATTTTGGAGATGTCCTGCTTCAGCCTGAAAGAAGAAGAACAGTGTGTGGAGTGGTTCTGGTGGGGAGG ATGCAAAAGGTTTGATTTGGTACTGAAAGCTGAGCTACAGAAACAAGCTTTCTTCAACTATACCCACCCTACAGACTTGCAGACATCTATAGCTTCTTCACATGGAGACACACTTGTACCCACTTCCCCAAGTCATACTCAAGCTCCACCTACATTGTCTCCAGTCTTTGGTGGTATTGCtaagaaaagaagaagacttcTAAAGAACAAACTACAAGGATACTTTTTTAGAGGATACCAGAAATTTAGAGAACGAAACAGCCAGAAATCCGCTGAAAGAGACAGCCAAGAGCTTTCTGACAAAGCAAACCTTATACCCAAAGTAAATAATGTACATACACTTGTACAAAAACACAAGCAAAAATGGACAGAAATATACAGCCTTCCACACAAGGAGGCAATCAGCCTGGGGCAAGAAGAGGCAATTAAGGCCCAGCAAATAGAGGCAGAAAGCACTTTAGTGCTAAAGACAGGCAAAGTCTCAAAAGATGGCGCATACAGGGATATGGAGGAAGAGACACTCAAACACACACTTAAAGAGACAGAGAGGAGTAAAAGGAAGCAACGTGCAAAGAGAATGAAAAAACATAGATGCAGTAACCCTGGGAAAACCAGTGACCAAATCAATAATGAGTCTAAAAGTTCAGGAGAAGTAACACCTATGTACAGAAGGAAATAA